A genomic stretch from Novosphingobium resinovorum includes:
- a CDS encoding M3 family metallopeptidase, with product MNDHLTNALLRPWDGPLGAPPFALVRAEDFLPALKVAAAWHRAEVTRIAEQAETPTFENTIAALERSGEALGRVRRLFWTLSSAHAAAGIRAIEAEVSALLSAHSTVINHNAALAKRIAAVHASRHDAGLTPAQVRLVESSYAGARRSGAALGAEHKERFAAIQSRLSDLSVKFGHNVLAATADWILDLGEDDLAGLPPSQRDAAAARAAAAGAPGRFHVTLDRTDYESFLSFSTRRDLREKLWRAFTGRCNGGEHDNWPIIAEILALRHERAILLGYADHAHYALEDSMAHTPAAALALLEQLWEPGKRRAAEEAAELQALIDAEGGAFTLAAWDWRFYAEQVRRSRYALDGAAVAKHLRLDAVRQAAFDTAARLYGLSFTRREDIPGYHPDVWAWEVRDKATGPVGLLFTDYLARPEKHGGAWMGTLRVQEAMDGEVLPVVYLVANFAGAPPPDTGATRLSIDEARTLFHEFGHALHGLLSRVTYPSQSGTAVARDFVEFPSKLMENWIVSKEVLSGFGVPETLIEAIRNALSYGQGFATTELIGCSLIDLAIHTCEQASADPRAFVDSELERLGMPPAVGLRHRLPYFTHIFDGGYASAYYSYAWSETLDADAFEAFAASGDIFDARLAERFRKEILSVGDTRDPMESFHAFLDRAPDPEALMRARNLIDV from the coding sequence TTGAATGATCATCTGACAAATGCGCTTCTGCGTCCCTGGGACGGCCCGCTCGGCGCCCCGCCGTTTGCGCTGGTGCGGGCGGAGGACTTCCTGCCCGCGTTGAAGGTCGCGGCCGCATGGCACCGCGCGGAAGTGACCAGGATCGCGGAACAGGCAGAAACGCCGACGTTCGAGAACACCATCGCTGCTCTGGAGCGGTCGGGAGAAGCGCTTGGCCGGGTCCGCCGCCTGTTCTGGACGCTATCCTCAGCGCACGCAGCGGCGGGCATCCGCGCTATCGAGGCCGAGGTCTCGGCGCTGCTGAGTGCTCATTCCACCGTGATCAACCATAACGCCGCGCTCGCCAAGCGCATCGCTGCAGTCCACGCGTCACGCCATGATGCCGGCCTGACGCCGGCGCAGGTGCGCCTGGTCGAATCCAGTTACGCCGGCGCCCGGCGAAGCGGTGCGGCTCTGGGGGCTGAGCACAAGGAACGCTTTGCCGCAATCCAGTCCCGACTTTCAGATCTCTCCGTGAAGTTCGGCCATAACGTCCTGGCGGCGACTGCCGACTGGATACTGGACCTTGGCGAGGATGACCTCGCAGGGCTGCCTCCCTCCCAACGTGACGCGGCTGCCGCGCGGGCAGCAGCAGCAGGCGCTCCGGGCCGCTTCCACGTAACCCTTGATCGCACCGACTACGAAAGCTTCCTGAGCTTTTCCACGCGCCGCGATTTGCGGGAAAAGCTGTGGCGCGCCTTTACCGGGCGCTGCAATGGCGGGGAACATGACAACTGGCCCATCATCGCTGAAATCCTGGCGCTCAGGCACGAGCGGGCAATCCTGCTCGGGTACGCCGACCATGCGCACTATGCGCTGGAGGACAGCATGGCGCACACGCCTGCCGCCGCGCTTGCTCTCCTGGAGCAGCTGTGGGAGCCCGGCAAGCGCCGCGCTGCGGAGGAGGCGGCCGAGCTGCAGGCGCTGATCGATGCCGAAGGCGGCGCCTTCACACTCGCGGCGTGGGACTGGCGCTTCTATGCTGAGCAGGTGCGCCGTTCCCGCTATGCCCTGGACGGCGCCGCGGTGGCGAAGCATCTGCGTCTGGACGCTGTCCGGCAGGCGGCCTTCGATACGGCTGCCAGGCTTTACGGACTGAGCTTCACGCGCCGCGAGGACATCCCCGGCTATCATCCCGATGTCTGGGCCTGGGAGGTCCGAGACAAGGCAACTGGCCCTGTAGGATTGCTGTTCACCGATTATCTTGCCCGGCCGGAAAAGCACGGCGGGGCCTGGATGGGCACTTTGCGCGTGCAGGAAGCGATGGACGGGGAAGTGCTTCCAGTCGTCTACCTCGTCGCCAACTTCGCGGGTGCGCCGCCGCCGGACACTGGCGCCACGCGCCTGTCGATCGACGAGGCGCGCACGCTGTTCCACGAGTTCGGCCATGCCTTGCATGGCCTTCTTTCGCGGGTGACCTACCCCAGCCAGTCGGGCACGGCGGTGGCCCGCGATTTTGTCGAATTCCCCAGCAAGCTCATGGAAAACTGGATCGTCAGCAAGGAAGTCTTGTCCGGGTTCGGCGTGCCCGAGACGCTGATCGAGGCGATCCGCAATGCACTCAGCTACGGACAGGGTTTCGCCACGACCGAACTCATCGGTTGCTCGCTGATTGATCTGGCCATTCACACCTGCGAGCAAGCTTCTGCAGATCCGCGCGCTTTCGTTGATTCTGAGCTTGAAAGGCTTGGCATGCCGCCGGCAGTTGGTCTGCGGCATCGCCTCCCCTATTTCACACATATCTTCGACGGCGGCTATGCGAGCGCGTATTACAGCTATGCCTGGTCCGAAACGCTCGACGCGGACGCTTTTGAGGCTTTTGCAGCCTCAGGCGATATCTTCGACGCCCGGCTGGCCGAGCGGTTCCGTAAAGAGATCCTGAGCGTCGGCGACACCCGTGATCCAATGGAGTCCTTTCACGCTTTTCTTGACAGGGCTCCCGACCCCGAGGCTCTGATGCGGGCACGAAACCTGATCGATGTTTGA
- a CDS encoding transglutaminase-like domain-containing protein, with amino-acid sequence MLIRCGYDIRFETETKTAMMAMLSLHPSRHQDLRTPQRLLADPDIPLYQFEDVFGNVATRLSIPPGGVTLSCEFVIEDNGEPDIRPANGPQMPVEDLPDFVMPFLLGSRYCETDRLMDVAWSNFGHYSNARDRVDAIVDFVHRHIEFGYHYARPDKTAWNGYQERQGVCRDFAHLAITLCRCMNLPARYCTGYLGDIGVPAADAPMDFSAWFDVYIDGSWYTHDARHNKPRIGRILMARGRDATDVALTTAFGPATLARFDVYTDEVQSVE; translated from the coding sequence ATGCTGATCCGCTGTGGCTACGATATCCGATTTGAAACCGAAACGAAGACGGCGATGATGGCGATGCTCAGCCTTCACCCCTCGCGCCACCAGGACCTGCGCACGCCCCAGCGCCTGCTGGCCGATCCCGACATTCCTCTCTATCAGTTCGAGGACGTCTTCGGGAACGTCGCGACGCGCCTCAGCATACCACCGGGCGGCGTGACCCTGTCCTGCGAATTCGTCATTGAAGACAACGGCGAGCCGGACATTCGTCCTGCCAACGGCCCGCAAATGCCAGTCGAGGACCTTCCAGATTTCGTCATGCCATTCCTGCTGGGCAGCCGCTATTGCGAAACCGACCGGCTCATGGACGTGGCCTGGAGTAACTTCGGCCACTACAGCAATGCCCGCGACCGCGTGGATGCGATCGTCGATTTCGTGCACCGGCACATTGAATTCGGTTACCACTATGCCCGGCCCGACAAGACGGCCTGGAACGGCTATCAGGAGCGTCAGGGCGTCTGCCGCGATTTCGCGCATCTCGCCATCACGCTGTGCCGGTGCATGAACCTTCCCGCGCGCTACTGCACGGGTTACCTGGGTGATATCGGGGTGCCGGCCGCAGACGCGCCGATGGACTTCAGCGCCTGGTTCGACGTCTACATCGATGGCAGCTGGTACACCCATGATGCCCGCCACAATAAACCGCGTATCGGCCGCATCCTGATGGCGCGCGGCCGCGATGCTACCGACGTTGCCTTGACGACGGCGTTCGGGCCAGCGACCCTGGCGCGCTTCGACGTATACACCGACGAGGTCCAGTCCGTTGAATGA
- a CDS encoding transglutaminase family protein translates to MPLLTIHRTTLYRYQQPVSLGEHRIMMRPREAFDQRLLSARLIIDPEPNELRWLHDVFGNSVAVASFERRTAGLTITSETTLEHAPLAQTQVDVENYARLFPFTYSAEDMPDLLRSIERQHLDPERIVDNWARAFLKDEASTGTISLLTEMATSIKRDFTYVPRHEKGTQTLIDTLKKRQGTCRDFAVLMIEAVRALGFAARFVSGYVYNPSRSEGVVGGGNTHAWVRIFLPGSGWVEFDPTNGIIGNRGLIRVAVARDPYQALPLSGTWFGLPASFLGMDVTVDVHRADPDQFPSFGHGAVNSRRSGASGK, encoded by the coding sequence ATGCCGTTGCTGACAATCCATCGCACGACGCTGTATCGCTACCAGCAGCCTGTCTCGCTCGGTGAACATCGCATCATGATGCGGCCGCGCGAGGCGTTTGACCAGCGATTGCTGTCCGCGCGCCTGATCATCGACCCTGAGCCCAATGAACTGCGCTGGCTGCACGACGTATTCGGCAATTCCGTTGCCGTCGCCTCGTTTGAGCGCCGCACGGCAGGCTTGACGATTACCAGCGAGACGACACTCGAGCATGCTCCGCTCGCCCAGACGCAGGTGGACGTCGAGAATTATGCGCGCCTGTTTCCCTTTACCTATTCGGCAGAGGACATGCCCGACCTGCTGCGCTCGATTGAGCGCCAGCACCTCGATCCTGAGCGCATTGTCGACAACTGGGCGCGCGCTTTCCTCAAGGACGAGGCAAGCACCGGGACTATTTCCCTGCTGACCGAGATGGCGACCAGCATCAAGCGGGACTTCACTTATGTCCCGCGTCATGAAAAGGGCACCCAGACGCTGATCGACACATTGAAGAAGCGTCAAGGGACCTGCCGCGACTTTGCCGTGCTGATGATCGAAGCGGTTCGCGCGCTCGGCTTCGCGGCCCGGTTCGTCTCAGGCTATGTCTACAATCCGTCCCGGTCCGAGGGCGTCGTCGGCGGGGGCAATACCCATGCCTGGGTCCGCATCTTCCTGCCCGGCTCCGGATGGGTCGAGTTCGATCCCACCAACGGCATCATCGGCAATCGCGGGCTCATCCGTGTCGCAGTAGCGCGCGATCCCTACCAGGCGTTGCCGCTGTCGGGCACCTGGTTCGGCCTGCCCGCCAGTTTCCTCGGCATGGACGTGACCGTCGATGTCCACCGGGCCGATCCCGACCAGTTCCCGTCGTTCGGCCATGGCGCCGTAAACAGCCGCCGCTCCGGCGCTTCAGGAAAGTGA
- a CDS encoding N-formylglutamate amidohydrolase, producing the protein MAGRAKGSVLGPQDPEPFGIFNVDGRSPFLLIGDHAGSTVPFPLQSLGLQPDDFRRHIAIDIGVFGLGQALALLLDAPFVHQPYSRLVIDCNRSPARPDAIPEVSDGTPIPGNRHLSDRARDARSAAIHGPYHATIAALLDTRLATAKETVLLSLHSFTPEMDGMNRPWDVGVLHGSGRPGFAHALRDALADQADLIVGDNEPYAMDETDYTIPFHAFARNLSYAEIEVRQDLVGNPSGQEAWATRLADAARRAAELSSIRDGSGKEPPAPGQERIRGHMA; encoded by the coding sequence ATGGCCGGGCGCGCAAAAGGAAGCGTGCTGGGTCCGCAAGACCCCGAGCCGTTTGGTATTTTCAACGTGGATGGACGCTCACCGTTCCTGCTGATCGGCGATCATGCAGGATCGACGGTTCCATTTCCCTTGCAATCACTTGGTTTGCAGCCCGATGATTTCAGACGACACATAGCGATCGATATCGGGGTATTCGGCCTCGGCCAGGCTCTGGCCCTCCTGCTGGATGCGCCTTTCGTGCATCAGCCCTACTCGCGCCTGGTCATCGACTGCAATCGCTCGCCCGCACGGCCTGATGCCATCCCGGAGGTCTCGGATGGCACCCCCATTCCCGGAAACCGACATCTGAGTGACCGGGCCCGCGATGCCCGGTCCGCCGCGATCCACGGGCCGTATCATGCCACGATCGCGGCGCTCCTTGATACCCGGCTTGCTACCGCCAAGGAGACGGTCCTACTGTCATTGCACAGCTTCACGCCCGAAATGGACGGGATGAACCGGCCTTGGGACGTCGGGGTCCTGCACGGTTCGGGACGGCCTGGGTTCGCCCACGCGCTGCGCGATGCACTCGCCGATCAGGCAGACCTGATCGTTGGCGATAACGAGCCTTACGCCATGGACGAGACCGACTACACGATCCCTTTCCACGCGTTTGCGCGGAACCTGAGCTACGCCGAGATCGAGGTGCGACAGGACCTTGTCGGCAACCCGTCCGGACAAGAAGCGTGGGCGACGCGTCTGGCTGACGCGGCACGACGAGCCGCTGAATTATCGTCGATACGTGACGGCTCAGGGAAAGAGCCTCCTGCTCCTGGGCAAGAACGCATTCGGGGGCACATGGCTTGA
- a CDS encoding alpha/beta hydrolase family esterase produces MRKISDTISRLAALRAARAENGFIPTSSRLTPLSDFGPNPGGLSGFVYIPHTLGANAALVVVLHGCTQNAGGYDIGAGWSDMADRYGFAVLFPEQQRQNNPNLCFNWFAPGDNRRGAGEAYSIRQMVAAVTARHGLDPARVFVTGLSAGGAMTAVMLAAYPEVFAGGAIIAGLPYASAATVSQAFDRMRGHGMPSALELTARVRDASDHAGPWPTLSIWHGTADATVRHGNAQAIIDQWRPLHGARTAPDHVETIGAHTRRAWTDASGREVIEEYAIHGMGHGTPLDTLSEEGCGASGAYMLEAKISSTQLICRFWGLAQASERRAASIVTKPAPAPREQEPANDLVGNAMPQIFARRPFIHDQHAHRTAGVRKVIEDALRSAGLMR; encoded by the coding sequence ATGCGCAAGATATCCGACACGATCAGCCGGCTCGCAGCCCTGCGCGCCGCGAGAGCCGAAAATGGCTTTATCCCAACCAGCAGCCGGCTGACGCCGCTGTCCGATTTCGGTCCAAACCCCGGGGGACTAAGCGGATTCGTCTACATCCCGCATACTCTAGGGGCCAACGCCGCGCTGGTCGTCGTCCTGCATGGCTGCACGCAGAATGCCGGGGGGTACGACATCGGCGCAGGATGGTCGGACATGGCGGACCGGTACGGATTTGCCGTGCTATTCCCCGAGCAGCAGCGCCAGAACAACCCAAACCTGTGCTTCAACTGGTTCGCGCCGGGCGACAACCGGCGGGGCGCAGGCGAGGCGTATTCCATCCGGCAAATGGTTGCCGCCGTCACCGCGCGGCACGGACTGGACCCGGCCCGCGTGTTCGTGACCGGCCTGTCGGCAGGCGGGGCGATGACCGCGGTCATGCTTGCCGCTTATCCGGAAGTGTTCGCAGGCGGCGCGATCATCGCTGGCCTGCCCTACGCAAGCGCCGCCACGGTTTCGCAGGCATTCGACCGGATGCGCGGACACGGCATGCCGAGCGCCCTGGAACTGACGGCTCGGGTTCGCGATGCTTCGGACCACGCGGGACCGTGGCCCACGCTCTCAATCTGGCATGGTACTGCCGATGCGACAGTGAGGCACGGCAATGCCCAGGCCATCATCGACCAGTGGCGCCCCCTGCACGGTGCGCGAACGGCACCGGATCATGTCGAGACTATCGGCGCCCATACCCGCCGTGCCTGGACCGATGCATCCGGCCGCGAGGTGATCGAGGAATACGCCATCCACGGCATGGGGCACGGCACTCCGCTCGACACCCTGAGCGAAGAGGGTTGCGGAGCCAGCGGTGCCTACATGCTGGAGGCGAAGATATCCTCGACCCAGCTCATCTGCCGCTTCTGGGGACTGGCTCAGGCAAGCGAGAGAAGGGCTGCCAGTATTGTAACGAAGCCTGCGCCCGCGCCGCGCGAGCAGGAACCGGCTAATGACCTGGTCGGCAATGCAATGCCGCAGATCTTCGCGCGCCGTCCCTTTATCCATGACCAGCATGCGCATCGCACCGCCGGCGTGCGCAAGGTCATCGAAGATGCGCTGAGGAGTGCAGGATTGATGCGATGA
- a CDS encoding SOS response-associated peptidase family protein, which translates to MVRAIIPESAYPMTNVRNLSLPQWKRLAERPENRCVVPLTEFCEFTPQKHDLGDGKPPLKGEMWFSVTDQPVFAVAGFWQHTEQGNGFTMVTCNANSLVEPIHPKAMVTILDPHEIDTWLRGSYEQIVSRQRPFDAARMQVRGPVFPTRSAQR; encoded by the coding sequence ATGGTGCGCGCGATAATCCCGGAATCCGCATATCCGATGACCAACGTGCGCAACTTGTCGTTGCCGCAGTGGAAGAGGCTCGCCGAGCGGCCGGAAAACCGCTGCGTGGTGCCTCTTACCGAATTTTGCGAATTTACGCCGCAAAAGCACGATCTTGGCGACGGCAAGCCGCCGCTTAAAGGCGAGATGTGGTTTTCGGTTACGGATCAACCTGTCTTCGCCGTGGCCGGGTTCTGGCAGCACACGGAGCAGGGAAATGGCTTCACCATGGTGACCTGCAATGCCAATTCGCTGGTTGAACCGATCCACCCCAAGGCGATGGTGACGATCCTCGATCCTCATGAAATAGATACCTGGCTGCGCGGATCCTACGAGCAAATCGTCTCTCGGCAGAGGCCCTTCGATGCCGCAAGGATGCAGGTTCGCGGCCCGGTTTTTCCGACACGCTCTGCGCAGCGGTAA
- the istA gene encoding IS21 family transposase, whose amino-acid sequence MRHVREILRLSLDARLSTRAVAEHVRTGATTVRDTLRRFDQSGLSWPLPPEIGDADLEERLYGVPGVKPGRRKLPEPDWPVVARELKRKHVTLQVLWEEYRAEHPDGYRYSRFCDLFRRWEGRLPLVMRQSHAGGEKLFLDYAGDTVPVVVDRRTGEVRGAHIFVAVMGGSSLSFALATWTEQFPDWIAGNNAAFAFFRGVPQLLVPDNAKVAVIKACHFDPQVNRSYTDMARHYGTAILPTRPRKPRDKAKVEACVGIVERWLLGRLRNRIFYSLAEVNAAIAECLADLNDRRVLRQFGKTRRQLFNEVDVPNLKPLPAEPWVHAEWRRCRVGLDYHIAIERHHYSVPHRFARREVEARFTASTVEIFLGGERIAVHLRSSGNGRHTTVPEHMPSSHRRYGEWTLAKIRQEASRIGPMLSLLVEKVIEAKPHPEQGYRSCLGIIGLEKRFGPERLEAAALRALEIQARNYPSVKSILEKGLDQVPVPQSPEQEPIIHSNIRGSSYYN is encoded by the coding sequence ATGCGCCATGTGCGCGAGATATTGAGACTGAGCCTGGACGCCAGGCTCTCGACCCGAGCGGTAGCAGAGCATGTCCGGACGGGGGCAACCACGGTGCGCGACACGCTCAGGCGGTTTGATCAATCCGGGCTGTCGTGGCCGTTGCCGCCCGAGATTGGCGATGCGGATCTGGAGGAGCGGCTCTACGGCGTTCCCGGCGTAAAGCCGGGACGGCGCAAGCTTCCGGAGCCGGACTGGCCGGTGGTAGCGCGCGAACTGAAGCGCAAACACGTGACGCTGCAGGTGCTCTGGGAGGAGTACCGCGCCGAGCATCCAGACGGATATCGCTATAGCCGGTTCTGCGATCTGTTCCGCCGGTGGGAAGGCCGCCTGCCGCTGGTCATGCGCCAGAGCCATGCCGGAGGCGAAAAGCTGTTCCTCGACTACGCTGGCGACACGGTGCCGGTCGTGGTGGACCGCAGGACCGGGGAAGTCCGCGGTGCCCACATCTTCGTTGCCGTAATGGGCGGATCGAGCCTGTCGTTTGCGCTGGCGACATGGACCGAGCAGTTTCCCGATTGGATCGCGGGCAACAACGCCGCCTTCGCCTTCTTCCGCGGCGTTCCCCAGTTGCTGGTGCCCGACAACGCCAAGGTGGCGGTGATCAAGGCCTGTCACTTCGATCCTCAGGTGAACCGAAGCTACACCGACATGGCGCGGCATTACGGTACGGCGATCCTGCCGACGCGGCCGCGCAAGCCGCGGGACAAGGCCAAGGTCGAAGCCTGCGTCGGTATCGTCGAGCGCTGGCTATTAGGCCGCTTGCGTAACCGAATCTTCTACAGCCTCGCGGAGGTCAACGCGGCGATCGCCGAGTGCCTTGCCGATCTCAATGACCGGCGCGTGCTGCGCCAGTTTGGCAAGACGCGCCGCCAGTTGTTCAACGAAGTCGATGTTCCAAACCTCAAGCCGCTGCCGGCAGAGCCGTGGGTTCATGCCGAATGGCGCCGCTGCCGCGTCGGGCTCGATTACCATATCGCGATCGAGCGACATCATTACTCTGTTCCGCACCGCTTCGCGCGCCGCGAGGTCGAAGCCCGGTTCACTGCCAGTACCGTCGAGATCTTCCTGGGAGGCGAGCGCATTGCTGTGCACCTGCGCAGCAGCGGCAATGGCCGGCACACCACCGTCCCCGAGCACATGCCATCCAGCCACCGGCGCTACGGCGAATGGACGCTGGCGAAAATCCGGCAGGAGGCAAGCCGGATCGGGCCGATGCTATCCTTGCTGGTCGAGAAGGTCATCGAGGCAAAGCCCCATCCCGAACAGGGCTATCGATCCTGTCTGGGCATCATCGGGCTCGAAAAACGCTTCGGTCCCGAGCGCCTCGAAGCTGCGGCGTTGCGCGCGCTGGAGATCCAGGCGCGCAATTACCCGTCGGTTAAATCGATCCTCGAGAAGGGCCTCGACCAGGTGCCCGTTCCCCAATCCCCCGAGCAAGAGCCGATCATCCATTCCAACATCCGCGGCTCGAGCTACTACAACTGA
- the istB gene encoding IS21-like element helper ATPase IstB, giving the protein MLKHPTLDLLGQLGLAGMAKAFAEMESNDDAASLSHAEWLALLLDHEATYRNDRRLALRLRHAKLRHRAVPEDVDYRTRRSLDRRLFETLLAGEWISRHENLAIIGPTGIGKSWLACAIGHKACRDNRSVLYTRLPRLIDELTLAKGDGRIAARLKSLARVDLLILDDWGLQPLDGNARHHLLEILEDRYGQRSTLVTSQLPVPRWHQTINDPTYADAILDRLVHNAHRLELEGESMRRNAATAAA; this is encoded by the coding sequence ATGCTGAAGCATCCCACTCTGGACCTTCTGGGCCAACTCGGCCTCGCCGGCATGGCCAAGGCCTTCGCCGAGATGGAAAGCAACGATGACGCAGCCAGTCTCAGCCACGCAGAATGGCTGGCACTGCTGCTCGACCACGAGGCCACCTACCGAAATGACAGGCGCCTCGCTCTGCGCTTGCGACATGCCAAGCTGCGACACCGCGCCGTGCCCGAGGACGTTGATTACCGAACGCGCCGCAGTCTTGACCGCCGGCTCTTCGAGACGTTGCTCGCTGGCGAATGGATATCCAGGCACGAGAACTTGGCCATCATCGGCCCGACCGGCATCGGGAAAAGTTGGTTGGCCTGTGCGATCGGTCACAAGGCCTGCCGTGATAACCGTTCCGTTCTCTACACCCGGTTGCCGCGGCTAATCGACGAACTCACCTTGGCCAAGGGTGACGGCCGTATCGCTGCTCGCCTGAAAAGCCTTGCCCGGGTCGATCTGCTGATCCTGGATGATTGGGGGCTTCAGCCTCTCGACGGCAACGCCCGGCACCATCTGCTCGAAATCCTTGAGGACCGTTACGGTCAGCGCTCCACGCTGGTCACCAGCCAACTTCCGGTGCCCCGCTGGCATCAGACCATAAACGATCCGACCTACGCCGACGCCATCCTGGACCGCCTCGTTCACAACGCACACCGCCTAGAACTCGAAGGTGAATCCATGCGTCGAAATGCCGCCACCGCCGCGGCTTGA
- a CDS encoding nucleoside deaminase produces MFDDNDRAWMRAAIQLAKTKGTTPQDTPIAAIIVLDGRELSRAVNETEETCDATAHAEMVAFRGAGPVHGDMDLRGATLYSTLQPCGMCTMASIWAKVGRIIYGAGRGDVHQMYFEDRHLDTMDFIKDAFRDDLALEGGCLRAECAALYFAPGDEVPMEEQGNI; encoded by the coding sequence ATGTTCGACGACAACGACCGAGCCTGGATGCGTGCGGCCATTCAATTGGCAAAAACAAAAGGAACAACGCCGCAGGACACCCCGATTGCTGCCATCATTGTGCTGGATGGCCGCGAGCTCTCCCGGGCAGTCAACGAGACCGAAGAGACTTGCGACGCGACGGCCCATGCCGAAATGGTGGCTTTCCGCGGAGCGGGGCCAGTCCATGGCGACATGGACCTTCGCGGCGCGACGCTCTACTCGACCCTTCAGCCGTGCGGAATGTGCACGATGGCCTCGATCTGGGCCAAGGTCGGTCGCATAATCTATGGCGCGGGTCGCGGCGACGTTCACCAGATGTATTTCGAGGATCGTCACCTCGACACGATGGACTTTATCAAGGACGCATTTCGTGACGACCTTGCTCTCGAAGGCGGATGCTTGCGGGCGGAATGCGCCGCGCTCTACTTCGCGCCGGGTGACGAGGTTCCGATGGAAGAACAGGGCAACATTTGA
- a CDS encoding type II toxin-antitoxin system ParD family antitoxin yields the protein MISADLGHQLENFVSTLVATGRYNSKSEVLREGVRLIQDRETRLAALDASIIRGLGDAAVGNVTPATEVFDRLEAKYRDMSAQPE from the coding sequence ATGATCAGTGCGGATCTCGGGCACCAGCTAGAGAATTTTGTATCCACCTTGGTGGCTACGGGCCGCTACAACTCCAAGAGCGAAGTGCTTCGTGAAGGCGTAAGATTGATCCAGGATCGCGAAACGCGCCTCGCCGCGCTCGATGCCTCGATCATTCGCGGACTTGGAGATGCTGCGGTAGGCAATGTCACTCCAGCGACAGAGGTTTTCGACCGCCTGGAAGCGAAGTATCGGGACATGAGCGCGCAACCCGAATGA
- a CDS encoding type II toxin-antitoxin system RelE/ParE family toxin, translating into MIVSLSAEAENDLETIADFIARDNAARAVTFLHELRERCLGLADFPERYPFVPRYEAQRVRRCSHGNYVIFYRAEKQAVVVIHILNGAQDYAAVLGSE; encoded by the coding sequence ATGATCGTCTCTCTGTCGGCTGAGGCCGAAAATGACCTTGAGACGATCGCGGATTTTATTGCGCGGGATAACGCGGCGAGAGCCGTCACGTTCCTGCACGAGTTGCGTGAAAGATGTCTTGGCTTGGCAGATTTCCCAGAGCGATACCCGTTTGTGCCTCGTTATGAGGCCCAACGTGTGCGCCGATGTTCACATGGCAATTACGTCATCTTCTATCGGGCTGAGAAGCAGGCGGTGGTTGTAATTCACATTTTGAACGGAGCGCAGGACTATGCGGCGGTGCTCGGTTCAGAGTGA
- a CDS encoding RES family NAD+ phosphorylase — MIWDGWDRQDACGDDRHGQGTSRIHGSAVAARWYGRKDATWRWDDPDRKFGVLYLGKTLVGPFAETLLRAPAERDVLWEQIARRRSASFTTMQPVRLAKVHGPGLAWFRTTSAGVSADFDPVDNPAAYGVPQQIAAQVFHDTDLDGIQYRSRFDSDEFCVALFDRADGAISLNSEGNPIPKEWAEKLLCSRGYNLIEF; from the coding sequence CTGATTTGGGATGGCTGGGACAGGCAGGATGCCTGTGGCGACGATCGCCACGGGCAGGGTACTTCACGCATTCATGGATCGGCAGTCGCGGCCAGATGGTACGGCCGCAAGGACGCGACCTGGCGCTGGGATGACCCTGATCGCAAATTCGGCGTACTCTACCTCGGGAAGACCCTCGTCGGCCCATTTGCCGAAACGCTTTTGCGCGCGCCGGCTGAAAGGGATGTTCTTTGGGAGCAGATTGCGCGCAGGCGTTCCGCCAGTTTTACGACGATGCAGCCTGTGCGTCTCGCCAAGGTTCATGGACCAGGCCTAGCGTGGTTCAGGACAACCTCGGCGGGGGTGTCTGCAGATTTCGATCCTGTAGACAATCCTGCCGCTTATGGCGTGCCGCAGCAAATCGCGGCACAAGTCTTCCATGACACCGATCTGGACGGCATTCAGTATCGATCGCGGTTCGACAGTGACGAGTTTTGCGTAGCGCTCTTCGATCGCGCTGACGGCGCGATATCGTTGAACTCCGAAGGTAACCCGATCCCCAAGGAGTGGGCGGAAAAGCTCCTTTGCAGTCGAGGTTACAACCTGATTGAGTTTTGA